A single genomic interval of Ovis aries strain OAR_USU_Benz2616 breed Rambouillet chromosome 9, ARS-UI_Ramb_v3.0, whole genome shotgun sequence harbors:
- the BPNT2 gene encoding Golgi-resident adenosine 3',5'-bisphosphate 3'-phosphatase, which translates to MAPMGIRLSPLGVAVFCLLGLGVLYHLYSGFLAGRFSLFGLGGEPGGGAAGPAASADGGTVDLREMLAVSVLAAVRGGEEVRRVRESNVLHEKSKGKTREGADDKMTSGDVLSNRKMFYLLKTAFPSVQINTEEHVDAADQEVILWDRKIPEDILKEIATPQEVPAESVTVWIDPLDATQEYTEDLRKYVTTMVCVAVNGKPVLGVIHKPFSEYTAWAMVDGGANVKARTSYNEKTPRIVVSRSHSGMVKQVALQTFGNQTTIIPAGGAGYKVLALLDVPDKSQEKADLYIHVTYIKKWDICAGNAILKALGGHMTTLSGEEISYTGSDGIEGGLLASIRMNHQALVRKLPDLEKTGHK; encoded by the exons ATGGCGCCTATGGGCATCCGCCTGTCCCCGCTGGGGGTGGCCGTGTTCTGCCTGCTGGGGCTCGGCGTGCTCTACCACCTCTACTCGGGCTTCCTGGCCGGCCGCTTCAGCCTCTTCGGCCTGGGCGGCGAGCCgggcggcggggcggcggggccCGCGGCCTCGGCCGACGGGGGCACGGTGGACCTGCGCGAGATGCTGGCCGTGTCGGTGCTGGCGGCGGTGCGCGGCGGCGAGGAGGTGCGGCGCGTACGCGAGAGCAACGTCCTCCACGAGAAGTCCAAGGGGAAGACGCGCGAAGGGGCGGACGACAAGATGACCAGTGGGGACGTGTTGTCCAACCGCAAGATGTTCTACCTGCTCAAGACCGCCTTCCCCAGCGTGCAG ATCAATACAGAGGAACATGTGGATGCAGCTGATCAAGAGGTGATCTTATGGGATCGGAAGATTCCTGAggacatcctaaaggaaatagccACTCCCCAGGAGGTGCCAGCAGAGAGCGTCACGGTCTGGATTGACCCACTGGATGCCACACAGGAATACACTG agGATCTTCGGAAGTATGTTACTACTATGGTGTGTGTGGCTGTAAATGGTAAACCTGTGCTAGGAGTAATACATAAACCATTTTCTGAATATACAG CCTGGGCGATGGTAGACGGTGGGGCAAATGTGAAAGCCCGCACTTCTTACAATGAGAAGACCCCAAGGATTGTCGTGTCTCGCTCACATTCAGGAATGGTCAAACAGGTTGCTCTTCAGACTTTCGGAAACCAGACTACGATCATCCCAGCGGGTGGTGCTG GTTATAAAGTTTTAGCACTCTTGGATGTGCCTGATAAGAGTCAAGAAAAAGCTGACCTATATATCCATGTGACATACATCAAAAAGTGGGATATCTGTGCTGGCAACGCCATCTTGAAAGCCCTCGGGGGGCACATGACCACCCTGAGTGGTGAAGAAATTAGCTATACTGGTTCTGACGGCATTGAAGGGGGGCTCCTGGCCAGCATCAGGATGAACCACCAGGCTCTGGTCAGAAAGCTCCCGGATCTGGAGAAGACAGGACATAAGTAA